ATCATGGGCTGATGCGGCGGCGCGAGGCGAGCATCAACGACGTGTCCATCGCGCCGGAGGACCGCCTCTTTCGGTGGGGGGCGGGGCCGCGCCCAGAGGATCACCCCGGGCTGACGGAACTGGGGCTGTAACCCGGCACCTCGCCAAAATGCCCCCTCACGGGGAGAAAACGTTTCGCGGGGGTGCCGCGGTTTGACCCGCCTACCCCTCCTCCCCCCGCTCGCCGTACTTGCCCTCCAGGTAACGGCGGTGGGCATCGAGGGTCCGGGACTGGGCCCTTTGCCGCTCGCGGACGACCTCACCCATGCGGCGCTCGATTAGGGTGAGCTGGCCGAGGAGCAGGCGGTCGGCCTCCGGGGTGCGGGGGGCGGCGCGGTAGGTCCGCAGGAGTTCGGGCAGGTCCTCGCGGGCGGCCTGCCGGGCGTCGAAGGCGTCGCGGCCCAGCGAGAGGTCACCCGAGGTCACCCGCAGGGCGTCCCGGGTGGCGATCACGGTGGCGTGCAGGGCGGCGCGGGTGGAAGGCGGCAGGGCGCGCTCACTTCCTCTCAACAGGGCGAGGAGCCCCGCCTCGTCGTCGGCGCCGCCACTTCCCAACGTGCCCGGCGCGTCCAGGGTCACGACGCCCACCTGATCCTCGCGCGCCCGGATGAGGTGGGCCGCCCGCCGCGCCGTCCACACCGCCCCGAAGGTGGCGAGCAGGAGGGTGAAGGCGAGCATCCACCCCGCCACGTCGCTTCCGAAGGCCGTGCCCACCCCGAGGAGCAGCAGCAGCGGCCCGAGCAGCACCGCCCCCAGCACGCACAGCGCGAGGAGCACGAACAGCCCTGCCGCCCGCCGCGCCACGCTGGCCCCGCGCCGCAGCGTTTCCCCCGGCCTCCCGCCCGGTCGCTCGGACGGCAACCACGGGTCCCGTCCCGAGAGATCGAGATTCGCCGGGGAGAGCCGCCGGGCGGGCCGAATCAGGTATCGCACCACCCGCGAGCCGGTGCGGGCGGCGGTGAAGACGGTGAGGGGATTCACGGGCGCCATGATTCTTCAGGGTACGCGAGGGGGGCCGGGCCGGTTCCCGCGCGGCTCACGTTGCCGACCCTTCGGCCTCGTCTCGCCCTGCCTCCCGCCGTTCCCGCACCCGGTTCGCCAGCGCCTGCCAGGGCCCCAACTGGAAGTGGTTGTGCCCCAGCGGGCTCGTCGAGGGCAGCACCCACACCTCGGCCCCCTCCAGCGGCAGGAGCTGCGGGCCGTAAGGCAGCTTGCCCGTCGGCAGGCCCAGCGTCTCGGATGCGCCACGCTTGGAAGTGAAGGCGACGACGGCGGGCCGGTAGTGCCGAATCTTCGCGCGCAGCTCGTCCGGGGCCCAGGCTTCGGTGGGTAAGGCGGCGTCTACCCCGCTGTGCCGCTTCGCCACGTCCGTCAGGCCGATGCCGTACTCCGGCAGGGTTGGGTACTCGCGCGGGGCAAGTTGGCGCGGGGTCAACCCGACCTCATGCAGTACCCGCCAGAACTTGTTCTCGGGGTTGGCGTAGTACGCCCGCGCCCGCGCGCTGATGCGGCTGGGAGCGGTGCCGACGAGCACCAGCGTCAGCCCCGGCTGCAACACGTCGGGAACGAGGTACCCCTCCCCCGCTGGCGGCTGGCCGCCGGACGCGGCCTGACCCCCCTCAGTCGTCGTCGTAGCGCTCCTCCTTGAAGGGGTCGCCCCGCATGTGGTACCCGTTGCGTTCCCAGAACCCGGGCTGGTCGGCGGCCATGAACTCCAGCCCGTTCAGCCACTTCGCACTCTTCCAGAAGTACAGGTGCGGCACGACGAGCCGGAGGGGTCCGCCGTGCTCCGCGTCCAGCGGCTCGCCGTCGAAGGTGTGCGCGAGGAGGTTCTCGGGCCGGGTGAAGTCTTCCAGGCTGAGGTTGGTCGTGTACCCGCCCACGCTGTGCTGCATGACGTGGGTCGCGCCCGGGAGCAGCCTGAGGTGCTCCATCAGGTCCACCACGCGCACGCCCGTCCAGGTCGTGCCCAGCTTGCTCCAGTGGGTCACGCAGTGGATGTCGTACGTCAGCGTGGTCTGCGGCAGGGCGAGGAGGTCTTCCCAGGTGAAGGTCTTCTCCTCGGCCAGCCCGGAGATGCGGACGACCACATCCTGCGGTGCGTAACGTTGGGTGGGGCCATAGGTCAGCACGGGGAAGCGGGTGGTGAGCGTCTGGCCGGGAGGCACCCGCCCCCCCATGTCGTCATCGGGCTTCTTGAAGAACTTGCCGAGCATGGCTGTATTTGACGGCCTGGGGAGGGGAGTCGGTATGGGGAGGCCCACCTTTCCCCATCAGGTGAAGGAATCCGCTAGGCCCAGGTGAGCGCGGCCCCAACCCAATCTGAAGGCTCGCCGTCAGAAAATAGAGAGGTCGGGAGGTGTACAGTGCACACCAAGACCGGGGTGACCTCTTTTCCCCGGTAGTCCATGCCCCGGTCCGGCGCCCGCTGTGGCGCGAGGAGACCCTGCATGAGAGCAACCGACCAGGCCCGGCACGAGGTGGAGCGCGCCCGCTTCCTGAGCGACGTGCGCGACCTGCTGGCGATCCTGCGGCGCGAACCGAACGAGCTGCTGCCCTTTGACTGGGTGCGCCACCTCGGTCCGCAGGGCGAGCACTCCCTCGGCCTCCAGACCATTCCCGTGGAGCAGATCATCGGTTCGGTGGACCGTTACCGCGAATTCGACCGCCACTACCTGCCCAAGGAGCGCCACCTCGACGAGCGCTGGATCGGCGTCCGGTCGGCCCAGCTCCAGGGCAAGGAACTGCCGCCCATCCAGGTCTACAAGGTGGGTGACGTGTACTTCGTCAAGGACGGCAACCACCGCGTCTCGGTGGCGCGGCGCCAGGGTCAGAAGTACATCGACGCGCACGTCATCGAACTCGACGTGACCGTCCCGCCCGACGAGGACGATACCCTGCGCGACCTGATCATCAAGGGCGAGTACGCCCGCTTCCTGCATCAGACCAACCTCGACCGGGTGGTGCCCGGCCACCGCGAAATCCTCTTCACCACCCCGGGCCGCTACGACCGCCTGATCGACCACATCCGCACCCGGCAGTACTTCCTCGACCGCAAGCCGGGGCGCGCCGGGCTGCCGCCCGTCACCTGGGAGGAGGCGGTCGAGAGCTGGTATCGCCGTCTGTATTCCCGGATCGTCGAAAACCTCGAAAAGCACGACGTGATGAGCCGCTTCCCCGGGCGCACCGAGGCCGACCTGTACCTCTGGATCATGGACCACCGTTACTTCCTGACCGAGAAGTACGGCCACGACGTCGGCAGCGAGGAAGCCACCCGCGACTTCCGCGCCCACCACGCCCCACCGCTGTACAAACGGGTCGGTCAGCGCATGAAGCTGCTGCTGCGCGGCCAGCTCGACCCGGCGATGTAGAGCCCCCGAACAGATGCGGCGGGAGGTGACCCTGGCGAACGAAGCTTCGGCACCTCCCGCCCCTCTCCTTTGCCTGAGCGGCGGGTTCCTCGGAAGGCCACAACAAAAAACCCCGCCCGAGGCGAGGTTCTGTGCTCTTGGTACGGAAGGGCAGATTTGAACTGCCGACCTCACGCTTATCAGGCGTGCGCTCTAACCAACTGAGCTACTCCCGTGTATCACGGTTCACCGGCCCCTGCGGACGGCGGGTGCCAATTTAGCAGGCGAACCGTGAAGTGTCAACGCCAGGCACTCACCCCGGGGTGACCTGCACGCCCCGCCAGAAGGCCACCCGGTCGGCGACCATGCGCGCGGCCTCCTTGGGCTCCGGGTAGAACCACGCGGCGTCGGGGTTGACTTGGCCGTCCACCTCCAGGGTGTGGTAGCTCGCCGTGCCCTTCCAGGGGCAGACGGTGTGGGTGGCGCTCGGGCGCAAGTAGACAGAATTCACGCTCCCACGCGGGAAATAGTGGTTGCCCTCCACGATCACCGTGTCGTCCGACTCGGCGATGACCTGTCCGTTCCAGATC
This sequence is a window from Deinococcus planocerae. Protein-coding genes within it:
- a CDS encoding mismatch-specific DNA-glycosylase — its product is MLQPGLTLVLVGTAPSRISARARAYYANPENKFWRVLHEVGLTPRQLAPREYPTLPEYGIGLTDVAKRHSGVDAALPTEAWAPDELRAKIRHYRPAVVAFTSKRGASETLGLPTGKLPYGPQLLPLEGAEVWVLPSTSPLGHNHFQLGPWQALANRVRERREAGRDEAEGSAT
- a CDS encoding sulfite oxidase-like oxidoreductase, producing MLGKFFKKPDDDMGGRVPPGQTLTTRFPVLTYGPTQRYAPQDVVVRISGLAEEKTFTWEDLLALPQTTLTYDIHCVTHWSKLGTTWTGVRVVDLMEHLRLLPGATHVMQHSVGGYTTNLSLEDFTRPENLLAHTFDGEPLDAEHGGPLRLVVPHLYFWKSAKWLNGLEFMAADQPGFWERNGYHMRGDPFKEERYDDD
- a CDS encoding DUF4032 domain-containing protein yields the protein MRATDQARHEVERARFLSDVRDLLAILRREPNELLPFDWVRHLGPQGEHSLGLQTIPVEQIIGSVDRYREFDRHYLPKERHLDERWIGVRSAQLQGKELPPIQVYKVGDVYFVKDGNHRVSVARRQGQKYIDAHVIELDVTVPPDEDDTLRDLIIKGEYARFLHQTNLDRVVPGHREILFTTPGRYDRLIDHIRTRQYFLDRKPGRAGLPPVTWEEAVESWYRRLYSRIVENLEKHDVMSRFPGRTEADLYLWIMDHRYFLTEKYGHDVGSEEATRDFRAHHAPPLYKRVGQRMKLLLRGQLDPAM
- a CDS encoding DUF427 domain-containing protein, with product MKAIWNGQVIAESDDTVIVEGNHYFPRGSVNSVYLRPSATHTVCPWKGTASYHTLEVDGQVNPDAAWFYPEPKEAARMVADRVAFWRGVQVTPG